One Ricinus communis isolate WT05 ecotype wild-type chromosome 2, ASM1957865v1, whole genome shotgun sequence DNA segment encodes these proteins:
- the LOC125369164 gene encoding zinc finger BED domain-containing protein DAYSLEEPER-like, whose amino-acid sequence MKNHFVVLSDQNEEDDLEGFVEVENDTSKENESSIQKAKCKYCKSALSYSGNNGTSHLLKHAKKICSGRHLKLPSGQLQLKIKTEVDGTTSLTVKEKQKKVIFDQDVSRRELVRMVLIHEYPLSIVDHLGFRSFVKSLNDNFKIISRNTLRSDVMKMYNNERISLKDLLEANEGRVAITIDMWTSK is encoded by the exons ATGAAGAACCATTTTGTAGTGTTGTCCGATCAAAATGAGGAAGATGATTTGGAGGGGTTTGTTGAGGTCGAGAATGATACTAGCAAAGAAAATGAATCTA GTATACAAAAGGCAAAGTGTAAGTATTGTAAGAGTGCACTCTCTTACTCTGGAAATAATGGAACCTCACACCTTCTCAAACAtgctaaaaaaatatgttCGGGAAGGCATTTGAAGCTTCCGTCTGGTCAATTACAATTGAAGATTAAGACCGAAGTTGATGGGACTACTTCTTTGACagttaaggaaaaacaaaagaaagtgaTATTTGATCAAGATGTTTCAAGGCGAGAGTTGGTTAGAATGGTACTAATACATGAATATCCTTTGTCAATCGTGGATCATCTTGGTTTTAGGAGCTTTGTCAAGAGCTTAAATGATAATTTCAAGATTATTTCAAGGAACACGTTAAGGAGTGATGTGATGAAAATGTACAACAATGAAAGAATTTCTCTTAAGGATTTGTTAGAGGCTAATGAGGGTAGAGTGGCAATAACAATCGATATGTGGACCTCCAAATAA
- the LOC125369165 gene encoding zinc finger BED domain-containing protein RICESLEEPER 2-like translates to MDSLSQFSLKNKISSVVVDNCTTNDDMINVLLEKLESSCLVLNGDFLHMRCSAHILNLIVKDGLEAIDHAIVKVRECIAFWMSTPKRIEKFEEACRLLNVTKTKRVGLDCKTRWNSTYLMLESSFPFKDVFNKLKRLNKRLKFSVPSDNDWTMATLVCQKLEIFYKATKVFSIRNHPTTNLFFRIVCEIRLALNRWVQTDNHEVIRTMAKSMVEKFDKYWSHINGILAIAAILDPRNKMDCVAHYFGKLYGDDANSEMTRMRKTLDNLVHEFQNKNEVVNEPSPLK, encoded by the coding sequence ATGGATAGTTTGTCtcaattttctttgaaaaataaaatttcttctGTTGTTGTTGATAATTGTACTACAAATGATGATATGATCAATGTTTTATTGGAGAAATTAGAAAGTAGTTGCTTGGTGTTAAATGGAGATTTTTTGCACATGAGATGTAGTGCTCATATTCTAAACTTGATTGTGAAAGATGGTTTAGAAGCGATTGATCATGCAATTGTCAAAGTAAGAGAGTGTATAGCATTTTGGATGTCTACCCCTAAAAGGATTGAAAAATTTGAGGAAGCTTGTCGTCTTTTGAATGTGACTAAAACTAAAAGAGTGGGTCTTGATTGTAAAACTAGGTGGAATTCTACTTATTTGATGCTTGAATCTAGTTTTCCTTTCAAGGATGTTTTTAATAAGTTGAAACGTCTAAATAAAAGGCTTAAGTTTTCTGTTCCTAGTGATAACGATTGGACTATGGCTACTCTTGTTTGTCAAAAGTTGGAAATATTCTACAAGGCAACCAAGGTTTTTTCTATTAGAAATCATCCAactactaatttattttttcgaaTTGTTTGTGAGATTAGACTTGCTTTAAATCGTTGGGTGCAAACCGATAATCATGAGGTTATTAGGACAATGGCTAAGAGTATGGTTGAAAAATTTGACAAATATTGGTCACATATTAATGGGATTTTAGCTATTGCTGCCATTTTAGATCCTAGAAACAAAATGGATTGTGTGGCTCATTATTTTGGAAAATTATATGGAGATGATGCTAATAGTGAAATGACAAGAATGAGAAAGACCCTTGATAATCTTGTCCATGAGtttcaaaataagaatgaGGTAGTGAATGAACCATCACCATTAAAGTGA
- the LOC8278847 gene encoding subtilisin-like protease SBT3 — translation MKILSFLLFFAWHVFFILSATSTSVERATYIVHMDKSLMPKIFTTHQDWYTSTLISLQSTNLTFSNNDLKLSPSFIYSYDNVAHGFSAVLSPEELQALRNYPGFVSAYKDKMVTVDTTHTHEFLSLNPFTGLWPASSFGENVIIGVIDSGVWPESESYKDDGMTAIPSRWKGVCEEGDEFNSSMCNSKLIGARYFNKGVKAANPGIEITMNSPRDFYGHGTHTSSTAAGNYVKDASFFGYAAGTARGMAPRARIAMYKVLWEEGDGRYASDVLAGIDQAIADGVDVISISMGFDNVPLYEDPIAIASFAAMEKGVIVSSSAGNDFELGSLHNGIPWLLTVAAGTIDRSFAGTLTLGNGQTIIGRTLFPANALVDNLPLVYNKTFSACNSTKLLSKAPPAVILCDDTGNVFSQKEAVAASSNVAAAVFISDSQLIFELGEVYSPAVVISPNDAAVVIKYATTDKNPSASMKFQQTILGTKPAPAAAIYTSRGPSSSCPGILKPDIMAPGSQVLASWIPNGVAAQIGLNVFLPSNFGIDSGTSMACPHASGVAALLKGAHTDWSPAAIRSAMITTANPLDNTQNPIRDNGDDKLGYASPLAMGAGQIDPNRALNPGLIYDATPQDYVNLLCSMNYTKKQILTITRSNSYNCTSSSSGLNYPSFIALYDNKTSAGVTLTRKFRRTVTNVGEGAAIYNAKVIAPLGATVTVWPETLVFGKKHDKQSYRLTIYYGADKKGKVSFGSIVWTEENGVHTVRSPIAISPLVAFD, via the coding sequence atgaaaattcTTTCCTTCCTCCTGTTTTTTGCATGGCATGTCTTCTTCATTCTTTCTGCTACCTCAACTTCAGTAGAGAGAGCCACATATATTGTCCACATGGACAAGTCTCTTATGCCAAAAATCTTTACTACCCATCAGGACTGGTACACCTCAACCCTGATTTCACTCCAATCTACAAACCTCACCTTCTCAAACAATGATCTTAAACTCTCCCCATCATTTATTTACTCTTATGATAACGTTGCTCATGGTTTTAGTGCTGTTTTATCTCCTGAAGAGCTACAAGCTCTTAGAAATTATCCAGGATTTGTTTCTGCTTACAAAGACAAGATGGTCACAGTGGATACTACTCACACTCATGAATTCCTTTCCCTCAATCCATTCACCGGCCTATGGCCTGCTTCCAGTTTTGGTGAAAATGTTATAATTGGAGTCATTGATAGTGGGGTCTGGCCAGAAAGTGAGAGCTACAAAGATGATGGTATGACTGCAATACCTTCAAGATGGAAGGGAGTTTGTGAAGAAGGAGATGAGTTCAATTCCTCCATGTGCAATTCAAAGCTTATTGGAGCTAGATATTTTAACAAAGGTGTCAAAGCTGCAAATCCTGGAATTGAAATCACTATGAATTCTCCAAGAGACTTTTATGGGCATGGGACTCATACTTCCTCCACAGCTGCAGGTAACTATGTTAAAGATGCATCATTCTTTGGTTATGCTGCTGGAACAGCTAGAGGTATGGCACCACGAGCTAGAATAGCCATGTACAAGGTCTTGTGGGAAGAAGGTGATGGTCGCTATGCATCTGATGTTCTTGCAGGCATAGACCAAGCTATTGCTGATGGTGTTGATGTGATATCTATTTCCATGGGATTTGATAATGTCCCGCTTTATGAGGACCCGATAGCAATAGCCTCATTTGCAGCAATGGAGAAGGGTGTGATCGTCTCATCTTCAGCAGGAAACGATTTTGAACTTGGAAGCCTGCATAATGGGATTCCATGGCTTTTAACAGTTGCTGCTGGCACGATTGATCGCTCTTTTGCTGGGACTTTAACTCTTGGCAATGGCCAAACCATCATCGGACGGACTCTGTTCCCAGCTAATGCCTTGGTTGATAATTTGCCACTGGTTTATAACAAGACCTTTTCCGCTTGCAACTctactaaattattatctaaagcTCCTCCTGCTGTCATCTTGTGCGACGATACTGGGAATGTTTTTAGCCAAAAGGAAGCTGTTGCAGCCTCATCAAATGTGGCTGCTGCTGTTTTCATTTCAGATTCTCAGCTGATTTTTGAGTTGGGTGAAGTATATAGTCCTGCAGTTGTGATTAGCCCCAATGATGCAGCGGTTGTCATCAAGTATGCCACAACCGATAAGAACCCCTCTGCTAGCATGAAGTTCCAGCAAACCATTCTTGGCACAAAGCCTGCTCCTGCTGCAGCTATTTATACTTCAAGAGGTCCTTCTTCGAGCTGTCCCGGAATCCTGAAACCAGATATAATGGCGCCTGGGTCACAAGTTTTGGCCTCTTGGATTCCAAATGGAGTAGCAGCTCAAATCGGATTGAATGTGTTCTTACCAAGTAACTTCGGAATTGATTCTGGAACATCAATGGCGTGTCCTCATGCTTCTGGTGTAGCTGCACTCCTGAAAGGTGCACACACAGACTGGAGTCCAGCTGCTATACGGTCTGCCATGATTACCACAGCGAACCCATTGGATAACACTCAAAATCCAATCAGAGACAATGGAGATGACAAGCTTGGATATGCATCTCCTTTAGCCATGGGAGCTGGCCAAATTGATCCTAATCGAGCACTAAATCCAGGTCTGATTTATGATGCCACACCGCAAGACTATGTCAATCTTCTGTGCTCCATGAATTACACAAAGAAACAAATTCTAACCATCACAAGATCAAACAGCTACAATTGTACAAGCTCTTCTTCTGGTCTCAACTATCCATCATTTATTGCTCTGTATGACAACAAAACATCAGCAGGTGTAACCTTAACCCGAAAATTTCGAAGGACTGTAACAAATGTAGGAGAAGGTGCTGCAATTTATAATGCTAAGGTGATTGCACCATTGGGTGCCACTGTCACCGTCTGGCCCGAGACTTTGGTTTTTGGAAAGAAACATGACAAGCAGAGCTATAGGCTTACAATATATTATGGGGCGGATAAGAAAGGAAAGGTGTCGTTTGGTTCCATCGTTTGGACAGAAGAGAATGGAGTTCATACAGTCAGGAGTCCTATTGCAATTTCACCTCTTGTGGCCTTTGATTGA
- the LOC8278845 gene encoding probable serine/threonine-protein kinase At1g01540, translated as MSNYSFLNDQLSKRTSIFGLRLWVVLGICVGAAIVLVLFIISVWFTSRRSKTNKNSTSHSTKFRSYLYNNNHNHNPTIPNVSKEIQEIRLDPNPNPKALSPDPVPESEPVLLEEETSPVGGRNRIHIEIGKDHRISYPERAGGSGNGSGETRSSPRSGDQAGGAIVVPEVSHLGWGHWYTLRELEVSTNCFADENVIGEGGYGIVYRGILDDNTNVAVKNLLNNRGQAEKEFKVEVEAIGRVRHKNLVRLLGYCAEGAHRMLVYEYVDNGNLEQWLHGDVGPCSPLTWEIRMNIILGTAKGLTYLHEGLEPKVVHRDIKSSNILLDRQWNAKVSDFGLAKLLGSERSYVTTRVMGTFGYVAPEYASTGMLNERSDVYSFGILLMEIISGRNPVDYSRPPGEVNLVEWLKTMVTNRNAEGVLDPRLPEKPSSRALKRALLVALRCVDPNAQKRPKMGHVIHMLEADEFPFRDDRRTGREHVRSNREGMKTDKRVSESGDSSGYESGAQTNRTLWRKQEGEEQ; from the exons atgtCAAATTATTCATTCTTGAATGATCAGTTATCAAAACGAACATCAATCTTTGGTCTACGTTTATGGGTAGTTCTTGGTATATGTGTAGGAGCAGCTATagttcttgttctttttattatttccgTTTGGTTCACTTCAAGACGAAGCAAAACTAACAAGAACTCTACTTCACACTCAACAAAATTCAGGTCTTATCTCTATAACAACAACCACAACCACAATCCGACAATCCCAAATGTCTCCAAAGAAATTCAAGAAATTCGACTTGACCCGAATCCTAACCCGAAAGCGCTTAGTCCTGATCCAGTACCCGAATCAGAGCCAGTTCTGCTTGAAGAGGAGACTAGTCCTGTTGGTGGGAGAAATAGAATTCATATTGAAATTGGGAAGGACCATAGAATTTCTTACCCGGAGCGGGCTGGCGGGTCGGGTAATGGAAGTGGAGAGACACGGTCCAGCCCTCGTTCTGGTGATCAGGCTGGTGGTGCGATTGTTGTGCCAGAGGTTTCACATTTGGGGTGGGGACATTGGTATACTCTTAGGGAACTTGAGGTGTCTACTAATTGTTTCGCTGATGAGAATGTGATTGGTGAAGGTGGGTATGGGATTGTGTACCGTGGTATTTTGGATGATAATACTAATGTTGCTGTCAAAAATTTGCTTAACAACAG GGGACAAGCTGAGAAGGAGTTTAAGGTAGAAGTAGAAGCAATTGGTCGTGTACGGCATAAGAATTTGGTCAGGTTGCTTGGTTATTGTGCTGAAGGAGCTCATAG GATGCTTGTTTATGAGTATGTTGATAATGGAAACTTAGAGCAGTGGCTCCATGGCGATGTTGGGCCTTGCAGCCCTCTTACATGGGAAATTCGTATGAATATTATACTCGGAACAGCAAAAGG GTTGACATACCTGCATGAAGGGCTTGAGCCTAAGGTTGTTCATCGTGATATCAAATCAAGCAACATTTTACTGGATAGGCAGTGGAATGCTAAAGTATCTGACTTTGGCCTTGCAAAACTCTTGGGCTCAGAGCGGAGTTATGTGACTACCCGTGTAATGGGGACATTCGG ATATGTAGCTCCTGAATATGCAAGTACAGGCATGCTTAATGAAAGAAGTGATGTATATAGCTTTGGGattcttcttatggaaatCATCTCTGGAAGAAACCCAGTTGATTATAGCCGTCCTCCTGGAGAG GTAAATCTTGTTGAATGGCTCAAGACAATGGTTACAAATAGGAATGCTGAGGGAGTTTTGGATCCGCGGTTGCCGGAGAAGCCTTCTTCAAGGGCACTCAAGCGTGCCCTTTTAGTAGCATTACGCTGTGTTGATCCAAATGCGCAAAAGAGGCCAAAGATGGGACATGTGATACATATGCTTGAAGCTGATGAATTCCCATTCCGAGAT GACCGCAGAACTGGAAGGGAGCATGTGCGTTCTAATCGTGAGGGTATGAAAACAGATAAGCGTGTGAGTGAATCAGGTGATAGTAGTGGTTACGAAAGTGGTGCCCAAACCAATAGAACATTGTGGAGAAAGCAGGAGGGTGAAGAACAGTAA